Proteins encoded in a region of the Rhizobium sp. CC-YZS058 genome:
- a CDS encoding TetR family transcriptional regulator encodes MRRTKADAEETRASILRAAEQVFFDKGVSNATLEDVAKAAGVTRGAIYWHFANKSDLFLALHNSVPMPQEDMILQDAADPGADTLALIQKAAADWLAVMENDPQRQRILTILLRCNYDSELLPVLARQQEIDDFHTSLLEQAFQAAAEKGRLSTEWTPQSAARALRWMMKGLCSEWLLFGHRFGLAAQGGEGLEQLFSCFRTRP; translated from the coding sequence ATGCGGCGCACCAAGGCTGATGCCGAGGAAACCCGCGCCAGCATCCTGCGCGCGGCCGAACAGGTGTTCTTCGACAAGGGCGTCTCCAACGCGACGCTCGAGGATGTGGCGAAGGCCGCCGGGGTGACGCGAGGGGCGATCTACTGGCATTTCGCCAATAAGAGCGATCTGTTTCTGGCACTCCACAATTCCGTGCCCATGCCGCAGGAAGACATGATCCTGCAGGATGCCGCCGATCCGGGGGCCGATACGCTGGCGCTGATCCAGAAGGCGGCGGCCGACTGGCTGGCGGTGATGGAAAACGATCCGCAGCGCCAGCGCATCCTCACGATCCTGCTGCGCTGCAATTATGATTCCGAGCTGCTGCCGGTGCTCGCGCGCCAGCAGGAAATCGATGATTTTCATACATCCCTGCTCGAACAGGCGTTTCAGGCCGCCGCCGAGAAGGGGCGTCTGAGCACCGAATGGACACCGCAAAGCGCGGCACGCGCCCTGCGCTGGATGATGAAGGGGCTCTGCAGCGAATGGTTGCTCTTCGGCCACCGCTTCGGACTGGCGGCACAGGGCGGCGAAGGGCTCGAACAGCTCTTCTCCTGTTTTCGCACCCGGCCTTGA
- a CDS encoding isopenicillin N synthase family dioxygenase has translation MADASFPIFDLSAFERATPEAQRALGREVDAICRSTGFLAIANHGVPQAVIDGVWDKAKAFFDLPAEQKQRARAPYKGYPYGYLGPELEALAKSRNVETPPDLKESFNGGPLSRPESMTDPEALAFCYAETIWPDAPDGFREAWTAYYKAMEDLAARIMRLFAVALDLPADYFAPYLDAPISALRALNYPQQTVAPKPGQLRAGAHTDYGSLTILLPQTGSRGLEIVTPDGAWTPVPPVPGAFVINIGDLMARWTNDRWVSTLHRVVNPPPEDGGLDRRQSLAFFHQPNWDAEIVTLPACRPAEGESPYPPVRSGPYLMSKFKATAA, from the coding sequence ATGGCCGACGCATCCTTCCCCATCTTCGACCTCAGCGCCTTCGAGCGTGCCACGCCGGAGGCGCAGCGGGCCCTTGGCCGGGAGGTGGATGCGATCTGCCGCAGCACCGGCTTTCTGGCGATCGCGAACCATGGCGTTCCCCAGGCGGTGATCGACGGGGTCTGGGACAAGGCGAAAGCCTTTTTCGACCTGCCGGCCGAGCAGAAGCAGAGGGCGCGAGCGCCCTACAAGGGCTATCCCTACGGCTATCTCGGCCCGGAGCTCGAGGCCCTTGCCAAATCCCGCAATGTCGAGACGCCGCCCGATCTGAAGGAGAGCTTCAACGGTGGCCCGCTCTCCCGCCCGGAGTCGATGACCGATCCGGAGGCGCTTGCCTTCTGCTATGCCGAGACGATCTGGCCGGACGCGCCGGACGGATTCCGGGAGGCCTGGACGGCTTACTATAAGGCCATGGAGGACCTCGCCGCACGGATCATGCGGCTCTTCGCAGTCGCGCTGGATCTGCCGGCGGACTATTTCGCTCCCTATCTCGACGCCCCGATCAGCGCGCTGCGGGCGCTCAACTATCCGCAGCAGACGGTGGCGCCAAAGCCGGGGCAGCTGCGCGCCGGCGCGCATACCGATTATGGCAGCCTGACGATCCTGCTGCCGCAGACGGGCTCGCGCGGGCTGGAGATCGTGACGCCGGATGGCGCCTGGACGCCGGTGCCGCCGGTGCCCGGCGCCTTCGTGATCAATATCGGCGACCTGATGGCGCGCTGGACCAATGACCGCTGGGTTTCGACGCTGCACCGTGTCGTCAATCCGCCGCCGGAAGATGGCGGGCTCGACCGGCGCCAGTCGCTCGCCTTCTTCCACCAGCCGAACTGGGATGCGGAGATCGTGACGCTGCCCGCCTGCCGGCCAGCCGAGGGAGAAAGCCCCTATCCGCCGGTGCGCTCCGGCCCCTATCTGATGAGCAAGTTCAAGGCGACTGCGGCCTGA
- the polA gene encoding DNA polymerase I codes for MKKGDHLFLVDGSGFIFRAFHAIPPLNRKSDGLPVNAVSGFCNMLWKLLTDARDTSVGVTPTHFAVIFDYSSKTFRNALYDKYKANRTAPPEDLIPQFGLIRHATRAFNLPCIEMEGFEADDLIATYSRMAEAVGADVTIVSSDKDLMQLVTPAVSMYDSMKDKQIGIPEVVEKWGVPPEKMIDLQALTGDSTDNVPGIPGIGPKTAAQLLEEFGDLDTLLARAGEIKQVKRRENIIANAELARLSRELVTLKTDVPVEMPLDALDLHPQDGPRLVAFLKAMEFTTLTRRVAILTDTDAEAVEPASVPVEWGAAAHGPDLDKGEAAGAAAKADAAETGEETAADAAEVLRDAPPLPDTGPSPQMLADARAQAFASAPIDRSTYATIRDLATLESWIAAAREAGLVAFDTETNSLDAMQADLVGFSLAIADNAKDPSGLAVRAAYVPLLHRQGAGDLLGGGLVEGQIPVGQALERLKSLLEDPAVLVVAQNLKYDYLVMKRHGVTIARFDDTMLMSYVSDAGAGTHGMDTLSEKWLGHQPIAFKDVAGSGKSMVTFDHVPIDKATAYAAEDADVTLRLWHVLKPRLAAKKLVRVYERLERPLVPVLARMEERGISIDRQILSRLSGELAQGAARLEDEIYQLAGERFTIGSPKQLGDILFGKMGLPGASKTKTGQWSTSAQVLEDLAAAGHDLPRRIVDWRQLTKLKSTYTDALPGFVHPETHRVHTSFALAATTTGRLSSSEPNLQNIPIRTSEGRKIRTAFVSTPGHKLISADYSQIELRVLAHVADIPQLRQAFAEGIDIHAMTASEMFGVPVDGMPSEIRRRAKAINFGIIYGISAFGLANQLSIERSEAGDYIKRYFERFPGIRDYMDATKAFARANGYVETIFGRRAHYPDIRSSNPSMRAFNERAAINAPIQGSAADIIRRAMVKMEPALAEAGLAERCRMLLQVHDELIFEVEDEDIDRAIPVIVATMENAAMPALDMRVPLKVDARAAQNWDEAH; via the coding sequence ATGAAAAAAGGCGATCATCTTTTCCTCGTGGACGGCTCGGGTTTCATCTTCCGGGCGTTCCATGCCATCCCCCCGCTCAACCGCAAATCGGATGGCTTGCCGGTCAATGCCGTGTCCGGCTTCTGCAACATGCTGTGGAAGCTGCTGACGGATGCGCGCGACACGTCGGTGGGCGTGACGCCGACCCATTTCGCGGTCATCTTCGACTATTCCTCGAAGACCTTCCGCAATGCGCTTTATGACAAGTACAAGGCCAACCGCACGGCGCCGCCGGAGGATCTCATCCCGCAATTCGGGCTGATCCGCCATGCGACGCGCGCCTTCAACCTGCCCTGCATCGAGATGGAGGGCTTCGAGGCGGACGACCTGATCGCCACCTATTCCCGCATGGCGGAGGCCGTCGGTGCGGATGTGACGATCGTCTCCTCCGACAAGGACCTGATGCAGCTCGTGACCCCTGCCGTCTCCATGTATGACAGCATGAAAGACAAGCAGATCGGCATTCCCGAGGTCGTCGAGAAATGGGGCGTGCCGCCGGAGAAGATGATCGACCTGCAGGCGCTGACCGGCGATTCGACCGACAATGTGCCCGGCATTCCCGGCATCGGCCCCAAGACCGCCGCCCAGCTGCTCGAGGAATTCGGCGATCTCGACACGCTGCTGGCGCGGGCCGGCGAGATCAAGCAGGTCAAGCGCCGCGAGAATATCATCGCCAATGCCGAACTGGCGCGCCTCTCCCGTGAACTCGTGACGCTGAAGACCGATGTGCCGGTGGAAATGCCGCTCGACGCGCTCGATCTCCACCCGCAGGACGGGCCGCGGCTGGTGGCCTTCCTCAAGGCCATGGAGTTCACGACGCTGACGCGCCGCGTGGCGATCCTGACCGATACGGATGCCGAAGCCGTGGAGCCGGCCAGCGTGCCGGTGGAATGGGGCGCTGCCGCCCATGGGCCGGACCTCGACAAGGGCGAGGCGGCCGGAGCGGCCGCCAAGGCCGACGCTGCCGAAACGGGCGAGGAAACGGCGGCTGACGCGGCCGAGGTGCTGCGCGATGCCCCGCCCCTGCCCGACACCGGCCCTTCGCCGCAGATGCTGGCCGATGCCCGCGCCCAGGCCTTCGCCTCCGCCCCGATCGATCGCTCGACCTATGCAACGATCCGCGATCTCGCGACGCTGGAAAGCTGGATCGCCGCGGCGCGCGAGGCGGGGCTGGTCGCCTTCGATACGGAGACCAATTCGCTCGATGCGATGCAGGCCGATCTCGTCGGATTCTCGCTCGCCATTGCGGACAATGCCAAGGATCCGTCCGGGCTTGCGGTTCGCGCCGCCTATGTGCCGCTGCTCCACCGCCAGGGGGCCGGAGACCTGCTCGGCGGCGGTCTCGTCGAAGGGCAGATCCCGGTCGGGCAGGCGCTGGAGCGGCTGAAGAGCCTGCTTGAGGATCCCGCTGTTCTCGTCGTCGCCCAGAACCTCAAATATGACTATCTCGTCATGAAGCGCCATGGCGTCACCATTGCCCGCTTCGACGATACGATGCTGATGTCCTATGTCAGCGATGCGGGTGCCGGCACGCATGGCATGGATACGCTCTCGGAGAAGTGGCTCGGCCACCAGCCGATCGCCTTCAAGGATGTGGCCGGCAGCGGCAAGTCGATGGTGACCTTCGACCATGTGCCGATCGACAAGGCCACGGCCTATGCGGCGGAAGATGCCGATGTCACGCTGCGCCTCTGGCATGTGCTGAAACCCCGCCTTGCCGCCAAGAAGCTGGTCCGCGTCTATGAGCGGCTGGAGCGGCCGCTGGTGCCCGTTCTGGCACGGATGGAAGAGCGCGGTATTTCGATCGACCGGCAGATCCTCTCCCGCCTTTCCGGCGAGCTCGCCCAGGGCGCAGCGCGGCTTGAGGACGAGATCTACCAGCTTGCCGGCGAGCGCTTCACCATCGGCTCGCCCAAGCAGCTGGGCGATATCCTGTTCGGCAAGATGGGCCTGCCCGGCGCCTCCAAGACCAAGACCGGCCAATGGTCCACCTCCGCACAGGTGCTGGAAGATCTGGCGGCCGCCGGCCACGACCTGCCGCGCCGCATCGTCGACTGGCGCCAGCTCACCAAGCTCAAATCCACCTATACCGATGCGCTGCCGGGCTTTGTGCATCCCGAGACCCACCGGGTCCACACCTCCTTCGCGCTCGCCGCCACCACCACCGGCCGGCTTTCCTCCTCCGAGCCGAACCTGCAGAACATTCCGATCCGCACCAGCGAAGGCCGCAAGATCCGCACGGCCTTCGTCTCCACGCCCGGCCACAAGCTGATCTCGGCGGATTACAGCCAGATCGAGCTGCGCGTGCTTGCCCATGTGGCCGACATTCCGCAGCTGCGCCAGGCCTTCGCCGAAGGGATCGACATCCATGCCATGACGGCATCCGAAATGTTCGGCGTTCCCGTCGACGGCATGCCGAGCGAGATCCGGCGGCGCGCCAAGGCCATCAATTTCGGCATCATCTACGGGATTTCGGCCTTCGGGCTCGCCAATCAGCTGTCGATCGAGCGATCGGAAGCGGGCGATTACATCAAGCGCTATTTCGAACGCTTCCCCGGCATTCGCGACTATATGGACGCCACCAAGGCCTTTGCCCGTGCGAACGGCTATGTGGAAACGATCTTCGGGCGGCGGGCGCATTATCCGGATATCCGCTCCTCCAATCCCTCGATGCGCGCCTTCAACGAGCGGGCGGCGATCAATGCCCCGATCCAGGGCTCGGCCGCCGACATCATCCGCCGTGCCATGGTCAAGATGGAGCCCGCGCTCGCCGAGGCCGGCCTTGCCGAGCGGTGCCGCATGCTGCTGCAGGTGCATGACGAGCTGATCTTCGAGGTGGAGGACGAGGATATCGACCGGGCGATCCCGGTCATCGTCGCGACGATGGAGAACGCCGCCATGCCGGCGCTCGACATGCGGGTGCCCCTGAAGGTGGACGCCCGCGCCGCACAGAACTGGGACGAAGCGCACTGA
- a CDS encoding MarR family winged helix-turn-helix transcriptional regulator → MAFDRMESPTYLASLLARTFSRALQERGRKLGFAPGQFPILLELWSEEGLTQRQLIDRLDAEQATIANTLARMERDGLIERRRHPTDRRAQQIFLSDKARAMQGEAIAAAMSADEALLSGFRRFERELMKEYMRMAILNGLRD, encoded by the coding sequence ATGGCTTTCGACCGGATGGAGTCGCCGACCTATCTCGCCAGCCTGCTGGCCCGAACCTTCTCCCGCGCCTTGCAGGAAAGGGGCCGGAAACTCGGCTTCGCGCCGGGGCAGTTTCCCATCCTGCTCGAATTGTGGAGCGAGGAGGGGCTGACGCAGCGCCAGCTGATCGACCGGCTGGATGCAGAGCAGGCAACGATCGCCAACACGCTCGCCCGCATGGAGCGCGACGGGCTGATCGAACGGCGCCGCCACCCGACCGATAGGCGGGCCCAGCAGATCTTCCTCTCCGACAAGGCCCGCGCCATGCAGGGCGAAGCGATCGCCGCCGCCATGTCGGCCGACGAGGCGCTGCTGTCCGGCTTTCGCCGTTTCGAGCGCGAGCTGATGAAGGAATACATGCGGATGGCGATCCTGAACGGCCTGCGCGACTGA
- a CDS encoding dipeptidase has protein sequence MTELNGVLAKADQTLDAALERLFALVRIPSISTDPAYKEACRKAGQWLVDDLSGLGFTARLHDTPGHPMVVAHHDGARPDAPHVLFYGHYDVQPVDPLALWESDPFEPSIKELSPGRTVITGRGTSDDKGQLMTFVEACRAYKAVAGSLPCRVTILFEGEEESGSPSLKPFLDAHAEELKADYALVCDTGMWDRETPAISAGLRGLVGEEVTIIAADRDLHSGMFGGAAANPVHILAKILAGLHDETGRVTLPGFYDGVEETPSQIKASWESLGKTAESFLGEIGLSIPSGEKGRSVLELTWARPTAEVNGITGGYTGEGFKTVIAAKASAKISFRLVGKQDPDAIRSAFRDYVRSQLPADCSVEFHEHGGSPAIQLPYDSPVLTTAKTALSDEWPKPAVVIGMGGSIPIVGDFQSLLGMESLLVGFGLSDDRIHSPNEKYELQSFAKGIRSWIRILAALGAAKP, from the coding sequence ATGACGGAACTTAACGGCGTACTCGCCAAGGCGGATCAGACACTCGATGCAGCCCTGGAGCGGCTGTTCGCGCTCGTGCGCATTCCCTCGATTTCGACCGACCCGGCCTATAAGGAGGCCTGCCGCAAGGCCGGCCAGTGGCTGGTGGACGATCTCTCCGGCCTCGGCTTCACCGCGCGCCTGCACGACACGCCCGGCCATCCCATGGTGGTGGCGCATCATGATGGGGCGCGTCCGGATGCGCCGCATGTGCTGTTCTACGGCCATTACGACGTGCAGCCGGTCGATCCGCTGGCGCTGTGGGAAAGCGATCCCTTCGAGCCGTCGATCAAGGAGCTTTCCCCCGGCCGCACGGTCATCACCGGCCGCGGCACCTCCGACGACAAGGGCCAGCTGATGACCTTCGTCGAGGCTTGCCGAGCCTATAAGGCTGTTGCGGGCAGCCTGCCCTGCCGCGTCACCATTCTGTTCGAAGGCGAGGAGGAGTCCGGCTCGCCGTCGCTCAAGCCCTTCCTCGATGCCCATGCCGAGGAACTGAAGGCCGATTATGCGCTGGTTTGCGACACCGGCATGTGGGACCGGGAAACGCCGGCGATCTCCGCCGGCCTGCGCGGGCTGGTGGGCGAGGAGGTGACGATCATCGCCGCCGATCGCGATCTCCACTCCGGCATGTTCGGGGGCGCGGCCGCCAATCCGGTTCATATCCTGGCGAAGATCCTGGCCGGCCTGCATGACGAGACGGGCCGCGTGACGCTGCCCGGCTTTTACGACGGAGTGGAGGAGACGCCGAGCCAGATCAAGGCGTCTTGGGAAAGCCTCGGCAAGACGGCGGAAAGCTTCCTCGGCGAGATTGGCCTCTCGATCCCCTCGGGCGAAAAGGGCCGCTCGGTGCTGGAGCTGACCTGGGCCCGCCCCACCGCCGAGGTGAACGGCATTACCGGCGGCTATACGGGCGAGGGATTCAAGACGGTCATCGCCGCCAAGGCCTCGGCCAAGATCTCCTTCCGCCTGGTCGGCAAGCAGGATCCCGATGCCATCCGCTCGGCCTTCCGCGACTATGTGCGCTCTCAGCTGCCGGCCGATTGCTCGGTCGAGTTCCACGAACATGGCGGATCGCCGGCCATCCAGCTGCCCTATGATTCGCCTGTGCTGACCACCGCCAAGACGGCGCTATCGGACGAATGGCCGAAGCCGGCCGTGGTGATCGGCATGGGTGGTTCGATCCCGATCGTCGGCGACTTCCAGTCGCTGCTCGGCATGGAATCGCTGCTCGTCGGCTTTGGTCTTTCCGATGACCGGATCCATTCGCCGAACGAGAAATACGAGCTGCAATCCTTCGCCAAGGGCATTCGCTCCTGGATCCGCATCCTCGCTGCTCTCGGTGCCGCCAAGCCCTGA
- a CDS encoding YbhN family protein: protein MKTLKALIWPAIGLAAITFSLYGLYHELRGLSVEEFWDSLTAIPLHGWLLAGASTLVAYAALAAYDHLALEHLGHRISLVFITVCSFTAYALSHTIGASVFSGAVVRYRAYGSKGLTVSEIGILVAFCSFTFALGTLLLSAIVLLIEPEIVERFASVVPIEASISTAVVILLLIGLYLIGSVVGFRPVRTRWFRLDYPKASLAIRQLFIAPIELLGAAAIIYFALPEAGNPGYMVVLGVFLASFSAALLSHAPGGIGVLELMFVAALPELPPASVLAALAVFRLLYLVVPFVIALVVVVIFERGQFVARRRAEKGLAAGADPAP, encoded by the coding sequence ATGAAGACGCTCAAGGCCCTGATCTGGCCGGCGATCGGGCTGGCGGCCATCACCTTCTCGCTCTATGGCCTCTACCACGAGCTGCGCGGCCTTTCGGTCGAAGAGTTCTGGGATAGTCTGACGGCGATCCCGCTGCATGGCTGGCTTCTGGCCGGCGCCTCGACGCTGGTGGCCTATGCGGCGCTGGCGGCCTATGATCACCTGGCGCTCGAACATCTCGGCCATCGCATCTCGCTGGTCTTCATCACCGTCTGTTCCTTCACCGCCTATGCCCTGTCGCACACGATCGGCGCTTCGGTGTTTTCCGGCGCGGTCGTGCGGTATCGCGCCTACGGATCGAAGGGTCTGACGGTCAGCGAGATCGGCATTCTCGTCGCCTTCTGCTCCTTCACCTTCGCGCTCGGCACACTTCTGCTTTCGGCCATCGTGCTCCTCATCGAGCCGGAGATCGTCGAGCGCTTTGCGAGCGTCGTGCCGATCGAGGCCTCGATCTCGACGGCGGTCGTCATCCTGCTGCTGATCGGGCTCTATCTCATCGGCAGCGTGGTCGGCTTCCGGCCCGTTCGCACCCGCTGGTTCCGGCTGGACTATCCCAAGGCCTCGCTTGCCATCCGCCAGCTCTTCATCGCGCCGATCGAGCTCCTGGGGGCGGCGGCGATCATCTATTTCGCCCTGCCCGAGGCTGGCAATCCCGGCTATATGGTGGTGCTCGGCGTGTTCCTGGCGTCGTTCTCGGCGGCGCTGCTCTCGCATGCCCCGGGCGGCATCGGCGTGCTGGAGCTGATGTTCGTGGCCGCCCTGCCGGAGCTGCCGCCGGCCTCGGTCCTGGCGGCGCTCGCCGTCTTCCGTCTCTTGTACCTCGTCGTCCCCTTCGTCATCGCGCTCGTCGTCGTCGTCATTTTCGAGCGCGGCCAGTTCGTGGCCAGGCGGCGCGCCGAGAAGGGGCTGGCAGCCGGCGCCGATCCCGCGCCCTGA
- the gshB gene encoding glutathione synthase has product MAAIVNVAVQMDHISTVNITGDSTFAMSLEAQNRGYKLFHYTPDQLSLRDGAVIATVEPMELRDEKGNHYTLGAPERVDLSTMDVVLLRQDPPFDMAYITSTHLLERIHPKTLVVNDPAWVRNSPEKIFVTEFPDLMPRTLITKDPKEIARFREEMGDIILKPLYGNGGAGVFHSTRDDRNMSSLLEMFGQMFREPFIAQEYLPAVRKGDKRIILIDGKPVGAINRVPAETDSRSNMHVGGRAEATELTAREEEICARIGPSLRDRGFLLVGIDVIGDKLTEINVTSPTGIREVKRFGGADIAALLWDAIEAKRA; this is encoded by the coding sequence ATGGCAGCAATCGTCAACGTCGCGGTGCAGATGGACCACATCTCCACCGTCAACATTACCGGCGATTCGACCTTCGCCATGAGCCTGGAGGCACAGAACCGCGGCTACAAGCTGTTCCATTACACCCCGGACCAGCTGTCGCTCCGCGATGGCGCGGTCATCGCCACCGTCGAGCCGATGGAGCTGCGCGACGAGAAGGGCAACCATTACACGCTCGGCGCGCCGGAGCGGGTCGATCTGTCGACCATGGACGTGGTGCTGCTGCGCCAGGATCCGCCCTTCGACATGGCCTATATCACCTCCACCCACCTTCTGGAGCGCATCCACCCGAAGACGCTGGTGGTCAACGATCCCGCCTGGGTGCGCAACTCGCCGGAAAAGATCTTCGTCACCGAATTTCCCGACCTGATGCCGCGCACGCTGATCACCAAGGACCCCAAGGAGATCGCTCGCTTCCGCGAGGAGATGGGCGATATCATCCTCAAGCCGCTCTACGGCAATGGCGGGGCCGGCGTGTTTCACTCGACGCGCGACGACCGCAACATGTCCTCGCTCCTCGAAATGTTCGGCCAGATGTTCCGCGAACCCTTCATCGCGCAGGAATATCTGCCGGCGGTGCGCAAGGGCGACAAGCGCATCATCCTCATCGATGGCAAGCCGGTCGGCGCGATCAACCGCGTGCCCGCCGAAACCGACAGCCGCTCCAACATGCATGTCGGCGGCCGGGCCGAGGCGACGGAGCTGACGGCGCGCGAGGAGGAGATCTGCGCCCGCATCGGCCCTTCCTTGCGCGACCGCGGCTTCCTGCTGGTCGGCATCGATGTGATCGGCGACAAGCTGACGGAGATCAACGTCACCTCGCCGACCGGCATTCGCGAGGTCAAGCGCTTCGGCGGCGCCGATATCGCCGCGCTGCTCTGGGACGCGATCGAGGCGAAGCGGGCCTGA
- a CDS encoding YifB family Mg chelatase-like AAA ATPase encodes MVARVRTIAFQGIEGVPVDVQVMVAPGKVGMQIVGLPDKAVAESRERVQAALHASGLAMPAKRVTVNLAPADLPKEGSHFDLPIALGLMAALGAIPADALSAYVVIGELSLDGTVAPVAGALPAAIGANALGLGLICPAACGPEAAWAGAEVDILAPRSLIALANHFRGTQVLSRPEPATRALAANLPDLAEIKGQESAKRALEVAAAGNHNLLMVGPPGSGKSMLAARLPSILPPLAPAELLEVSMIHSIAGALPGGKLSDRRPFRTPHHSATMAALVGGGLRARPGEASLAHHGVLFLDEFPEFSPQVLDALRQPLETSECIIARANHRVSYPAAIQLVAAMNPCRCGMAGEPGHVCTRGQRCAADYQARISAPLMDRIDIRVDVPAVAAADLLRPRPAETSATVAARVARARALQTDRFLRLGFPGVTSNARCSTALVEQIAEPDAGGLQLLRDAAERMKFSARAYHRVLKVARTLADLDEAPHVGRVHLAEAIAYRVAGDRLSSAA; translated from the coding sequence ATGGTCGCGAGAGTCAGAACGATCGCATTTCAGGGCATTGAGGGCGTCCCGGTCGATGTCCAGGTCATGGTCGCGCCGGGCAAGGTCGGCATGCAGATCGTCGGCCTGCCTGACAAGGCCGTGGCCGAAAGCCGGGAGCGCGTGCAGGCTGCTCTTCATGCCTCGGGCCTCGCCATGCCGGCCAAGCGGGTCACGGTCAATCTCGCTCCGGCGGATCTTCCCAAGGAGGGCAGCCATTTCGACCTGCCGATCGCGCTCGGTCTCATGGCGGCGCTGGGAGCCATTCCGGCGGATGCGCTAAGCGCCTATGTGGTGATCGGCGAGCTGAGCCTCGATGGCACCGTGGCGCCTGTCGCGGGTGCCCTGCCCGCCGCCATCGGAGCCAATGCGCTGGGGCTCGGTCTCATCTGCCCTGCAGCCTGTGGCCCGGAGGCGGCCTGGGCAGGGGCGGAGGTGGACATCCTGGCGCCGCGCAGCCTGATCGCGCTCGCGAACCACTTTCGCGGCACGCAGGTTCTCTCGCGGCCCGAGCCGGCGACACGCGCGCTTGCCGCCAACCTGCCGGACCTCGCCGAGATCAAGGGGCAGGAGAGCGCCAAGCGGGCGCTGGAAGTGGCGGCGGCTGGAAATCACAATCTGCTGATGGTCGGCCCACCAGGGTCCGGCAAGTCGATGCTCGCCGCCCGGCTTCCTTCCATCCTCCCGCCGCTGGCGCCTGCCGAGCTGCTCGAAGTGTCGATGATCCACTCCATCGCCGGCGCGCTGCCCGGCGGCAAGCTGTCTGATCGCCGGCCCTTCCGCACGCCGCACCATTCCGCCACCATGGCGGCGCTTGTCGGCGGCGGCCTCCGCGCACGGCCGGGCGAGGCCTCGCTCGCCCATCACGGCGTGCTGTTTCTCGACGAGTTTCCGGAGTTTTCGCCGCAGGTGCTGGATGCGCTGCGCCAGCCGCTGGAAACAAGCGAGTGCATCATCGCCCGCGCCAATCACCGGGTCTCCTACCCGGCGGCGATCCAGCTCGTCGCGGCCATGAATCCCTGCCGCTGCGGCATGGCGGGCGAACCCGGCCATGTCTGCACCCGCGGCCAGCGCTGCGCGGCCGATTACCAGGCGCGCATCTCCGCGCCGCTGATGGACCGGATCGACATCCGCGTCGATGTGCCGGCCGTCGCCGCCGCAGATCTGTTGCGTCCGCGCCCGGCCGAAACCAGCGCCACCGTTGCAGCCCGGGTGGCCAGGGCGCGTGCTTTGCAGACCGACCGCTTCCTTCGGCTCGGTTTTCCGGGCGTAACCTCCAATGCGCGCTGCAGCACGGCACTGGTGGAGCAGATTGCCGAGCCGGATGCCGGTGGGCTGCAACTCCTGCGCGACGCCGCCGAGAGGATGAAGTTTTCGGCACGGGCCTATCACCGCGTGCTCAAGGTGGCGCGGACGCTGGCCGATCTCGACGAGGCGCCGCATGTCGGCCGGGTGCATCTCGCCGAAGCCATCGCCTACCGCGTCGCCGGAGATCGCCTGTCGAGCGCGGCGTGA